The following are encoded together in the Bombus pyrosoma isolate SC7728 linkage group LG17, ASM1482585v1, whole genome shotgun sequence genome:
- the LOC122576873 gene encoding uncharacterized protein LOC122576873, whose translation MPKRRKIENRSTDFCGRCQRVGHSTKDCYTLICEYCKKAGHDLVKCRSLQRDKRFIIDSARQNCKKALVKKIPGQCPQNQPSTSGKATSSIDTEMSCLSTIGAYREYLMSSHKDIIEISTPELKDAKGKMMIGISCPITMIKIGKLKDDVTTAKEVLVLEDAHGARVETICLICLSIHINNKTVLHPCRVVSDDFYIETDGIFGRDFIIKSKIEPGKHVELAGIQIPFIANEHVRGVLKVNELVEVSNMDSDSETLTGSSN comes from the coding sequence ATGCCTAAGagaaggaaaatagaaaatagatcGACAGATTTTTGTGGAAGATGCCAGCGGGTAGGACATTCCACAAAAGATTGTTACACGCTTATATGCGAATACTGTAAAAAAGCAGGACATGATCTCGTGAAGTGTAGATCCCTTCAGAGAGATAAAAGATTCATAATAGATTCAGCTAGGCAGAATTGCAAAAAAGCTTTGGTAAAAAAAATACCTGGTCAATGTCCCCAGAACCAACCTAGTACCAGCGGCAAAGCCACATCGAGCATCGATACAGAAATGTCGTGCCTATCAACAATAGGAGCTTACCGTGAATATTTAATGTCTTCTCATAAAGATATTATCGAGATCTCAACCCCTGAACTGAAGGAtgcaaaaggaaaaatgatgATTGGTATAAGCTGTCCAATtacaatgataaaaatagGGAAGTTAAAGGACGATGTAACTACTGCTAAAGAAGTCCTCGTTTTAGAGGATGCACATGGCGCTCGGGTTGAAACCATATGTTTAATATGCTTAAGTATACACATAAACAACAAAACTGTACTACATCCTTGTCGAGTAGTTTCTGATGACTTTTACATAGAGACTGATGGCATATTCGGGAGGGATTTTATCATCAAATCAAAAATCGAGCCTGGGAAACACGTAGAATTAGCTGGAATACAAATACCATTCATCGCCAACGAACATGTACGTGGAGTACTAAAAGTCAATGAGCTAGTAGAAGTCTCAAACATGGACTCAGATTCAGAGACACTAACAGGATCAAGTAactaa